The Flavobacterium johnsoniae genomic sequence AAATTGCCAAAAGCATTTTCACGCAAAATCATATTGTGCTGATAAATCCAGTAATTGATTTTTACTTTTTGAGAAGTAGAAACAAAATGATTGTGCCAGAAACAAACCATGTTTTCCCGCAACGGGAATTCATCGTTTCTCATTTTAGAAATCCACCATTTTCTGAACTCAACAGCAGAATAAACTTCTTTTTTGAGAATTTTCTTTTTGGCTTCAGAATCTGCCATTTTTATAGATTCTCGAAGTTCTTTAAGCTCAAGCAATGTTTTGGGATCATCATCTAAAAAAGAAGGCAATGATGTATCAAATTTTGAATTATAAGATTGCTTTAGAAATTTTTCTAAGCCGAGTTTTTCAATTTTTGAAGCTTGTTTTCCTGAAAAACCTAATCGTAGGGACCAAAGACTGCTTTTTTTCATCGTTCAGAAATTATTACTGTAAGACTCGATTCTTTTTAAAAGGTTTAATCTTTTTAAAGAGGCTGAGTTGCTAAGATTCTAAGATGCTGAGATTTAAAAAGTGTTTGGTAATAATTAGAACGAGAAATTTTTAAGGATATTGCCTACACGATATTTGACAATCATTATCAAAACATTAACCTTTTTAATATAAAAATTCGTCTATAAATTCTTTATTTTCGTTTAGATACAGAAAATAATTCGCTGTCTTTTTCTGATTTTCGAGAAGCTCTAATTTAATTTCGATGCAGGGAGTTGGGATAAAATCATGATCTATTAAAATCGAAATAGATTTTGGAATGATCCTATCGAAATTAATATTCTCATATTGGTCGGAATTTATATTTTTAAAATACTGAGTTGCTAGTTGATAATATTCTGTTTTATTCTCAACTATATTTAAATTAAGTTTCATATTGTTTAAATTAGGCTATCTTTTAATAGAATCCAATGTTTGCTGGCTAATCTGTTTTCTTTCTATCATGAATTTAAACCAATTTTCTAATTTCTGTTTTTCCTGTTTTTCCATTTTACTGATGTCAATTTGCGGAAAACCGGTATAATCTATTCCATTTTTTTCCAAAACAGCATCATAATAATGATAATACGCTCTATCATAATTAAACTTTTCTGCCATAATCCTGGCGTATACCATAACACTATCTGTTCTTGCGTTAAAACAGCAATCTTGAAAACTATAAAAAAGTTCATCATACGCGTCTACATCTCCTCGCTTTTTAACTCGATTAATCAATGTGTCGTAATCTGTTGTTATAGAGCTAATAGTTCTTACATCTTCTTGGTCAATTTCCTCTAAATTCTGTTCTTTCTGTACTGGTATCTTCTCAGATTTTTTTTGACACGCAAAAACACAACATAAAAAAACTAAGCTTAAAACTTTATTCATAAACTGTTTATTTAGCATTAACAAAAAAGCAGCTATCATTACAATAACTGCTTTCTTATTTTCAAGGAATAAAATCTTTCCTCCTTATTCTATTTTCTTTCTTCTAAAAAAAGAATTAAGACCCACACATTTCACAATCTTCAGGATCTGCTGCTTGTGCTTTTAAAAGCATTGCTTTATAATCCTCAACACTGATTGCTTCAGTTTCCTGAACTAATGATGGAGCTGTTTCTTCTTTTTTATCGTTGTTTAATGTGAATTTAATCGCATCTACAGCCGCTTTTGTTCTTAGGTAATACATTCCTGTTTTTAAACCAGACTGCCAAGCATAGAAGTGCATTGACGTCAATTTAGAATAGTTTGCATCTTGCATGAACAAGTTCAATGACTGAGACTGATCAATGAAATATCCTCTTTGACGAGACATATCGATAATATCTTTCATCGACATTTCCCAAACTGTTTTATAAAGATCTTTTAAGTCTTGTGGAATCTTATCGATATTTTGAACAGATCCGTTATGACGCATAATTTCTTGTTTCAAATCTTCGTTCCATAAACCTAATTTTACTAGATCTTCTAATAAATGTTTGTTTACTACGATGAACTCTCCAGACAATACACGACGTGTATAAATGTTTGAAGTATATGGTTCGAAAGCTTCGTTGTTTCCTAAGATTTGAGAAGTCGATGCAGTTGGCATTGGAGCAACTAACAATGAGTTACGAACTCCATGCTCCATAACTTCTTTTCTTAATGAAGCCCAGTCCCAACGACCAGATAATTCTTCATCTTTCATTCCCCACATATTGTGTTGGAATTCTCCTTGTGACATTGGCGAACCTTCGAAAGTTGAATATGGTCCTTCTTCTTTTGCCATTTCCATAGAAGCAGTTACAGCAGCGAAATATAAAGTTTCGAAAATTTCTTGGTTTAATTTTTTAGCTTCATCGCTTGTAAACGGCATACGCAACATGATAAAAGCATCTGCTAAACCTTGAACACCTAATCCAACTGGACGGTGACGCATGTTTGAATTTTCAGCTTCTTTTACAGGATAGTAGTTTCTGTCGATTACTTTATTCAAGTTACGAGTTACACGTTTTGTAACGTTGTAAAGCGCTTCATGATCAAATTTTCCGTTATCAATAAACATTGGTAACGAAATAGAAGCCAAGTTACAAACTGCAATTTCATCTTTAGATGTAAACTCCATAATCTCTGTGCACAAGTTGGAAGAACGGATTGTTCCTAAATTCTTGTGATTCGATTTACGGTTTGCTGCATCTTTGTACAACATATATGGCGTTCCAGTCTCAATTTGTGATTCTAGGATTTTCTCCCATAATTCACGAGCGCGGATTGTTTTTCTTCCTTTTCCTCTAAATTCATAATCCGTATATAATGCTTCGAATTCATCTCCGTAAACATCATATAATCCTGGACATTCGTTTGGACACATCAAAGTCCAAGTTGAATCTTCTTGAACACGTTTCATGAATAAATCTGAAGTCCACATAGCGAAGAATAAATCTCTTGCACGCATTTCTTCTTTTCCTGTATTTTTCTTTAAATCCAAGAAATCAAAAATATCAGCATGCCATGTTTCGATGTAAATCGCAAAACTTCCTTTACGTTTTCCACCACCTTGATCTACGTAACGAGCAGTATCGTTAAAAACTCTCAACATTGGAACAATTCCGTTTGAAGTTCCGTTTGTACCACGGATGTAAGATCCAGTCGCACGAACATTATGAATAGAAAGTCCAATTCCTCCCGCTGACTGCGAGATTTTTGCTGTTTGTTTTAATGTATCGTAAATACCATCAATACTATCATCTTGCATTGCCAAAAGGAAACAAGAAGACATTTGCGGTTTTGGCGTTCCTGCATTGAACAACGTTGGCGTTGCGTGCGTAAAGAACTTTTTAGACATTAAATCGTAAGTTTCAATAACCGATTTTAAATCGTCTAAGTGAATACCAACAGAAACACGCATCAACATATGTTGCGGTCTTTCTACAATTTTTCCGTTTATTTTAAGAAGATAAGAACGCTCTAAAGTTTTAAAACCAAAGTAATCGTAATTAAAATCTCTTGTATAAATGATATGAGAATCTAAAA encodes the following:
- a CDS encoding ribonucleoside-diphosphate reductase subunit alpha; the encoded protein is MYVVKRDGHREPVMFDKITERIKKLCYGLNELVDPVKVAMRVIEGLYDGVSTSELDNLAAETAASMTIAHPDYAQLAARVAISNLHSNTKKSFSETMKDMYNYVNPRNGQDAPLIADDVFKVIQENAAFLDSHIIYTRDFNYDYFGFKTLERSYLLKINGKIVERPQHMLMRVSVGIHLDDLKSVIETYDLMSKKFFTHATPTLFNAGTPKPQMSSCFLLAMQDDSIDGIYDTLKQTAKISQSAGGIGLSIHNVRATGSYIRGTNGTSNGIVPMLRVFNDTARYVDQGGGKRKGSFAIYIETWHADIFDFLDLKKNTGKEEMRARDLFFAMWTSDLFMKRVQEDSTWTLMCPNECPGLYDVYGDEFEALYTDYEFRGKGRKTIRARELWEKILESQIETGTPYMLYKDAANRKSNHKNLGTIRSSNLCTEIMEFTSKDEIAVCNLASISLPMFIDNGKFDHEALYNVTKRVTRNLNKVIDRNYYPVKEAENSNMRHRPVGLGVQGLADAFIMLRMPFTSDEAKKLNQEIFETLYFAAVTASMEMAKEEGPYSTFEGSPMSQGEFQHNMWGMKDEELSGRWDWASLRKEVMEHGVRNSLLVAPMPTASTSQILGNNEAFEPYTSNIYTRRVLSGEFIVVNKHLLEDLVKLGLWNEDLKQEIMRHNGSVQNIDKIPQDLKDLYKTVWEMSMKDIIDMSRQRGYFIDQSQSLNLFMQDANYSKLTSMHFYAWQSGLKTGMYYLRTKAAVDAIKFTLNNDKKEETAPSLVQETEAISVEDYKAMLLKAQAADPEDCEMCGS